In Bacillus sp. KH172YL63, one genomic interval encodes:
- the spoVM gene encoding stage V sporulation protein SpoVM, giving the protein MRFYTIKLPKFLGGLVRAMLGTFKKE; this is encoded by the coding sequence ATGCGCTTTTATACAATCAAATTACCAAAATTCCTTGGGGGACTTGTAAGAGCGATGTTGGGAACGTTCAAAAAAGAATAA
- the sdaAA gene encoding L-serine ammonia-lyase, iron-sulfur-dependent, subunit alpha: protein MFRNVAELVELAESQNKKISDIMIEQEIEFTGKTFQEVYSQMEKNLEVMEQAVARGLEGVKSHSGLTGGDAVLLQKYIESGRSLSGNTILDAVSKAVATNEVNAAMGTICATPTAGSAGVVPGTLFAVKHKLNPTKDDMIRFLFTSGAFGFVVANNASISGAAGGCQAEVGSASGMAAAAIVEMAGGTPSQSAEAMAITLKNMLGLVCDPVAGLVEVPCVKRNAMGAANAMVAADMALAGITSRIPCDEVIDAMYKIGQTMPVALRETAQGGLAATPTGRELEAKIFGVSLNKRADS, encoded by the coding sequence ATGTTTCGAAATGTAGCAGAGTTGGTCGAACTTGCCGAGAGTCAGAACAAAAAGATTTCTGATATCATGATTGAGCAGGAAATCGAATTTACAGGAAAAACATTTCAAGAAGTATACAGTCAGATGGAAAAGAACCTGGAAGTGATGGAGCAGGCCGTTGCGAGAGGGCTTGAAGGGGTCAAATCACATTCAGGACTCACGGGTGGAGATGCTGTCCTGTTGCAGAAATATATTGAAAGCGGTCGTTCTCTTTCAGGAAATACGATTTTAGATGCTGTAAGCAAGGCGGTTGCAACAAATGAGGTGAATGCAGCGATGGGTACGATCTGTGCCACACCTACCGCCGGTTCTGCCGGTGTGGTGCCAGGGACCTTATTCGCAGTGAAGCACAAGCTGAATCCTACCAAGGATGATATGATCCGTTTCTTATTTACATCAGGGGCATTTGGATTTGTTGTGGCAAATAACGCTTCGATTTCCGGGGCTGCAGGTGGATGTCAAGCGGAGGTCGGATCTGCAAGCGGTATGGCTGCAGCTGCAATCGTCGAGATGGCCGGGGGTACCCCGAGTCAATCAGCGGAAGCGATGGCAATCACGCTTAAAAATATGCTCGGTCTCGTCTGTGATCCAGTGGCCGGGTTGGTTGAGGTGCCCTGCGTGAAGCGTAATGCGATGGGGGCTGCCAATGCAATGGTTGCAGCTGATATGGCGCTCGCCGGCATCACAAGCAGAATCCCTTGTGATGAAGTAATTGACGCCATGTATAAAATCGGACAAACGATGCCGGTGGCTCTTCGTGAAACAGCTCAAGGGGGACTGGCTGCAACACCGACCGGCCGGGAGCTTGAAGCGAAAATTTTTGGGGTTTCCCTGAATAAACGTGCAGATTCATAA
- the sdaAB gene encoding L-serine ammonia-lyase, iron-sulfur-dependent subunit beta: protein MKYKSVFDIIGPVMIGPSSSHTAGAARIGRMARTLFRREPKWATISFYGSFAKTYKGHGTDVAIVGGILDYDTYDERIIESINVAKEKGIKIRFLEEDAITDHPNTARIRMGDDQGEIELVGISIGGGKVEITELNGFELKLSGHHPAILVVHDDRFGAIASVSNVIAKHQLNIGHMDVSRKEKGQMALMTIEVDQPIDEAVITELTSLPNITQVTRITD from the coding sequence ATGAAATACAAAAGTGTTTTCGATATTATCGGTCCCGTCATGATCGGTCCGTCGAGCTCTCACACAGCAGGCGCTGCGCGGATAGGAAGAATGGCAAGGACGCTTTTTAGGCGCGAACCGAAATGGGCAACGATTTCATTTTATGGTTCCTTTGCCAAAACGTATAAAGGTCACGGCACCGATGTGGCAATCGTCGGAGGGATCCTTGATTATGATACATATGATGAACGGATCATAGAATCAATCAATGTCGCGAAGGAAAAAGGAATAAAAATCAGATTCCTTGAGGAGGATGCCATAACGGATCATCCGAACACAGCCCGTATCAGGATGGGGGATGACCAGGGTGAGATTGAGCTCGTCGGCATCTCAATCGGGGGCGGCAAAGTGGAAATCACTGAGCTGAACGGCTTTGAACTTAAGCTTTCCGGGCATCACCCGGCAATTCTTGTCGTTCATGACGACCGCTTCGGTGCCATAGCATCCGTCTCAAATGTCATTGCAAAGCACCAATTGAATATCGGTCATATGGACGTTTCCCGTAAAGAAAAGGGGCAGATGGCATTAATGACCATCGAGGTGGATCAGCCGATTGATGAGGCTGTCATAACTGAGCTGACATCGCTGCCGAATATCACACAAGTCACACGCATTACCGATTAA
- the fabD gene encoding ACP S-malonyltransferase has product MSKIAFIFPGQGSQTVGMGKELALEYPEVQAYFTKADERLGANLSSIIFDGPQEELTQTTNAQPALLTTSIAIMDRLKAEGIQPDYTAGHSLGEYSALVASGAIGFEDAVYAVRKRGEFMEAAVPNGEGTMAAILGMDRDALKEVTDGVTAEGDTVGLANLNCPGQIVISGTVKGVELASEKAKEAGAKRVIPLQVSGPFHSQLMAPAAESFSSILDDISIEDAKIPVLANVTALPVVDAEEIKRLLIQQLYSPVKWEDTVEQLLELGVDTFVEVGPGKVLSGLVKKVNRRVKTFAVHDEASLEQTIQALKEEA; this is encoded by the coding sequence ATGAGTAAAATCGCGTTCATCTTTCCCGGTCAAGGTTCACAGACGGTCGGGATGGGAAAGGAATTGGCTCTGGAATATCCTGAAGTGCAGGCGTATTTCACGAAAGCCGATGAAAGATTAGGTGCAAATCTGTCGTCCATTATTTTTGATGGTCCTCAAGAGGAACTGACACAGACGACCAATGCCCAGCCTGCATTGTTGACGACGAGTATAGCCATTATGGATCGTTTGAAGGCAGAGGGCATACAGCCTGATTACACGGCCGGTCACAGTCTGGGAGAATATTCGGCTCTTGTGGCATCAGGTGCGATCGGGTTTGAGGATGCCGTTTATGCTGTCCGTAAAAGAGGCGAATTCATGGAAGCTGCTGTACCGAACGGAGAAGGTACGATGGCTGCCATTCTCGGAATGGACAGGGATGCGCTGAAGGAAGTAACCGATGGGGTAACAGCCGAAGGAGATACAGTCGGCCTTGCCAACCTGAACTGCCCGGGGCAGATCGTCATTTCAGGGACGGTGAAAGGAGTGGAGCTTGCTTCTGAAAAAGCGAAAGAAGCAGGGGCCAAGCGTGTGATCCCCCTTCAAGTAAGTGGTCCGTTCCATTCTCAATTAATGGCACCCGCTGCAGAAAGTTTCAGTTCCATCCTCGATGACATATCGATTGAAGATGCAAAAATACCGGTCCTCGCAAATGTCACGGCGCTGCCGGTCGTTGATGCGGAAGAAATCAAGCGTCTATTGATTCAGCAATTATACTCCCCGGTGAAGTGGGAAGATACGGTAGAGCAATTATTGGAACTCGGTGTAGATACATTTGTGGAAGTCGGACCGGGCAAAGTGCTTTCCGGTTTGGTAAAGAAAGTAAACCGACGGGTAAAGACGTTTGCGGTCCATGACGAAGCTTCGTTGGAGCAAACGATTCAAGCCTTGAAGGAGGAAGCGTAA
- the fabG gene encoding 3-oxoacyl-[acyl-carrier-protein] reductase: MNLEGKVALVTGASRGIGREIALELARKGCNVVVNYAGSEAKANEVVDEIKSIGKEAIAVQCNVSDSESVQDMVKKTISEFGSIDILVNNAGITKDNLLMRMKENEWDDVININLKGVFLCTKAVTRQMMKQRSGRIINISSIVGVSGNAGQANYVAAKSGVIGLTKTTAKELAPRGITVNAIAPGFISTDMTDELPEDVRTEMLKQIPLSRFGAPEDIAQVVSFVASDAASYMTGQTLHIDGGMVM; the protein is encoded by the coding sequence ATGAATTTAGAAGGTAAAGTGGCCCTTGTTACAGGTGCCTCCCGTGGAATTGGCAGGGAAATCGCCCTTGAACTTGCACGAAAAGGCTGCAATGTTGTCGTGAACTACGCTGGAAGTGAAGCGAAAGCGAATGAAGTTGTCGATGAAATCAAGAGTATCGGCAAAGAGGCAATCGCAGTTCAGTGTAACGTTTCTGACAGCGAATCGGTTCAAGATATGGTCAAAAAAACGATATCTGAATTCGGCTCTATTGACATCCTTGTCAATAATGCCGGGATCACAAAGGATAATTTATTAATGAGAATGAAAGAAAATGAATGGGATGATGTCATCAACATCAATCTAAAAGGCGTTTTCCTCTGTACAAAAGCGGTTACCCGCCAAATGATGAAACAAAGAAGCGGAAGGATCATCAACATTTCTTCCATCGTCGGAGTGAGCGGGAATGCCGGGCAAGCCAATTATGTTGCGGCAAAGTCCGGGGTGATTGGCTTAACTAAGACAACTGCGAAGGAATTGGCGCCGAGAGGGATCACGGTCAATGCAATTGCTCCCGGGTTCATTTCTACGGATATGACGGATGAACTTCCTGAAGATGTACGGACAGAAATGCTTAAGCAGATCCCGTTGAGCCGTTTCGGGGCTCCGGAGGATATTGCACAGGTCGTATCTTTCGTAGCATCAGACGCTGCTTCATATATGACAGGGCAGACCCTCCATATTGATGGTGGAATGGTGATGTAA
- a CDS encoding Asp23/Gls24 family envelope stress response protein gives MSIELKNQYGQIDITNDVIAMIAGGAAVDCYGIVGMASKNQIKDGFTDILRKENFTRGVIVRQDEEEVHIDMYIIVSYGTKISEIAHNVQSKVKYTLDKTVGLAVDSVNIFVQGVRVTNP, from the coding sequence ATGTCCATCGAATTGAAAAATCAGTACGGACAAATTGATATTACGAATGATGTCATTGCAATGATTGCTGGAGGTGCAGCGGTGGATTGCTACGGAATTGTTGGAATGGCTTCAAAAAACCAGATCAAAGACGGTTTCACAGATATCTTACGTAAAGAAAATTTCACTCGCGGAGTGATCGTTCGTCAAGATGAAGAGGAAGTACATATCGATATGTATATTATTGTGAGTTATGGTACAAAAATTTCTGAGATCGCTCATAATGTACAATCCAAGGTTAAATATACTCTTGATAAGACCGTCGGCTTGGCGGTAGATTCAGTAAATATTTTTGTGCAGGGGGTTCGTGTCACGAACCCGTAG
- the rpmB gene encoding 50S ribosomal protein L28, which produces MAKQCVVTGRKASSGNARSHAMNANKRTWGANLQKVRILVDGKPKKVWVSARALKSGKVERV; this is translated from the coding sequence ATGGCAAAACAATGCGTAGTAACAGGCCGTAAAGCCAGCTCAGGTAACGCTCGCTCTCACGCAATGAATGCGAACAAGCGTACTTGGGGTGCAAACCTGCAAAAAGTTCGAATTCTTGTAGACGGAAAGCCTAAGAAAGTATGGGTTTCTGCAAGAGCGTTGAAATCTGGTAAAGTAGAACGCGTATAA
- the acpP gene encoding acyl carrier protein codes for MAEVLDRVTKIIVDRLGVDESQVTLEASFKEDLGADSLDVVELVMELEDEFDMEISDDDAEKIGTVGDAVNYINAKA; via the coding sequence ATGGCAGAAGTATTAGATCGCGTAACAAAAATTATCGTTGATCGTCTTGGTGTGGATGAATCTCAAGTAACGCTTGAAGCTTCTTTCAAAGAAGACCTAGGAGCTGACTCCCTTGATGTAGTTGAGCTGGTTATGGAACTTGAAGATGAATTCGACATGGAAATCTCTGACGATGACGCTGAAAAAATCGGCACAGTAGGTGATGCTGTGAACTACATAAACGCAAAGGCTTAA
- the recG gene encoding ATP-dependent DNA helicase RecG, translating to MHNESVTIQNIKGIGEETAAQLNAMGIHTVMDLLEYLPYRYEDYSLRDLEEAAHDERITVEGKVHSEPALMFYGRKKSRLTLRILVGRNLVQAVFFNQPYLKKKINLHDTVTVTGKWDKNRQIITVQYFQAGPHNKQGVFEPVYSVKGSVKNNTLRKFIKKAFEDYGHLIEENLPGHLMEKYKLSGRKESLHHLHFPDSANDMKQARRRFVYEEFLLFQLKMQALRKFEREHSSGMQQHYDLDKVKGFIEALPFPLTEAQKRVVNEISTDMLSPYRMNRLLQGDVGSGKTVVAAIALYASVTAGCQGALMVPTEILAEQHANSLSELFAPVGVSVALLTSSVKGKKRRLLLEKLEEGEIDILIGTHALIQQDVVFKELGLVVTDEQHRFGVNQRRVLREKGESPDVLFMTATPIPRTLAITVFGEMDVSIIDQMPAGRKAIETYWAKADMLTRVLSFMDKELDQGRQAYVICPLIEESDKLDVQNAIDVYNQMLHYFEGRYKVGLMHGRLHPEDKDGVMREFSANEIQVLVSTTVVEVGVNVPNATFMLIYDAERFGLSQLHQLRGRVGRGEHQSYCILLAEPKTEVGKERMKIMTETNDGFVLSEKDLELRGPGDFFGRKQSGLPEFKVADMVHDYRALEVARDDASHLIASDRFWKDAEYAPLRSYLAESGVLEGEKLD from the coding sequence ATTCATAATGAATCAGTGACGATCCAGAACATAAAGGGGATCGGCGAAGAGACTGCCGCGCAGCTGAATGCCATGGGAATCCATACGGTTATGGATCTACTGGAATATTTACCGTATCGGTATGAAGATTACAGCCTCCGGGATTTAGAAGAAGCAGCCCATGATGAGAGGATCACAGTGGAAGGGAAGGTTCATTCGGAACCTGCCCTCATGTTCTACGGAAGAAAGAAATCCCGGCTCACCCTCCGTATATTGGTTGGAAGGAATCTGGTACAAGCCGTTTTCTTCAATCAACCTTATCTGAAGAAGAAAATCAACCTTCACGATACGGTGACGGTCACAGGTAAATGGGATAAAAACCGCCAAATCATCACGGTCCAATATTTTCAGGCAGGGCCCCACAATAAACAGGGCGTGTTCGAACCTGTTTATTCCGTGAAGGGATCTGTGAAAAATAATACACTGCGTAAATTCATCAAGAAAGCCTTTGAAGATTATGGTCATTTGATCGAGGAGAATCTCCCGGGTCACTTGATGGAAAAGTATAAGCTCTCAGGACGGAAGGAATCACTGCATCATCTCCACTTCCCTGATTCTGCCAATGATATGAAGCAGGCGAGAAGGAGATTTGTGTACGAAGAATTTTTGCTGTTCCAACTTAAGATGCAGGCACTCAGAAAGTTTGAGAGGGAGCACTCATCAGGTATGCAGCAGCATTATGACCTTGATAAGGTGAAAGGATTCATCGAAGCTTTGCCCTTTCCATTAACGGAAGCGCAAAAACGGGTCGTCAACGAGATCTCAACCGATATGTTATCGCCTTATCGGATGAACCGTCTGCTGCAGGGGGATGTGGGATCAGGTAAGACAGTGGTCGCTGCCATTGCCCTGTATGCCAGTGTGACGGCAGGCTGTCAAGGGGCGTTGATGGTCCCGACAGAAATCCTTGCCGAACAGCATGCCAACTCGCTCAGTGAGCTGTTTGCCCCTGTCGGCGTATCAGTCGCCTTGTTGACGAGCTCCGTCAAAGGGAAAAAAAGAAGACTGCTCCTGGAGAAGTTGGAAGAGGGCGAAATTGACATACTCATCGGTACACATGCCCTCATTCAGCAGGATGTAGTATTCAAGGAGCTCGGTCTGGTTGTAACCGACGAACAGCATCGTTTCGGCGTGAATCAAAGACGTGTCCTCAGGGAAAAGGGTGAAAGTCCCGATGTGCTGTTCATGACGGCCACCCCAATCCCCCGGACGCTTGCGATTACTGTGTTTGGGGAAATGGATGTGAGTATCATCGATCAGATGCCGGCCGGCCGAAAAGCGATAGAAACCTACTGGGCCAAGGCGGATATGCTCACGCGGGTGCTGTCATTCATGGACAAGGAATTAGATCAGGGAAGACAGGCCTATGTGATCTGCCCGTTAATCGAGGAATCGGACAAACTGGATGTACAAAATGCGATTGATGTTTATAATCAGATGCTTCATTATTTTGAAGGCAGGTATAAGGTCGGTCTGATGCACGGACGGCTGCATCCTGAGGATAAGGATGGCGTCATGAGGGAATTCAGTGCCAATGAGATTCAAGTACTTGTCTCCACCACGGTAGTCGAAGTAGGGGTGAATGTGCCAAACGCGACTTTCATGCTCATTTATGATGCAGAGCGGTTCGGATTGTCCCAGCTGCATCAGCTGAGAGGAAGGGTCGGTCGCGGCGAGCACCAATCCTATTGTATCCTCCTTGCTGAACCAAAGACCGAGGTCGGAAAAGAACGGATGAAGATCATGACTGAAACAAATGACGGCTTCGTTCTTAGTGAAAAAGACCTTGAACTCAGGGGACCGGGGGATTTCTTCGGGAGAAAGCAGAGCGGACTCCCGGAATTCAAGGTCGCCGATATGGTGCATGATTATCGTGCCTTGGAAGTAGCACGTGATGATGCATCCCATCTGATCGCATCTGATCGTTTTTGGAAAGATGCCGAATATGCTCCCCTCAGGAGCTATTTGGCTGAATCAGGTGTGTTAGAAGGGGAGAAGCTTGACTAG
- a CDS encoding DAK2 domain-containing protein — MSITSLEGKRFAQMVIQGATKLSANAQLVDALNVFPVPDGDTGTNMNLSMTSGAKEVQNNIQDHIGNVAAALSKGLLMGARGNSGVILSQLFRGFGKVIEGKESLSSAEFANALQTGVETAYKAVMKPVEGTILTVAKDAAKHGVTVAETETDFVKVMQAIVEEAQASLNRTPDLLPVLKEVGVVDSGGQGLLFVYEGFLAELKGEKVSDQASLPSMNDLVSAEHHKSAQDFMSTEDIEFGYCTEFMVRFEEDKQAFNEEDFRQDLSAFGDSLLVISDDELAKVHIHSEQPGDVLTYGHRYGSLINIKIENMRQQHSSIVGESKPVKAEVPAPAKEVDFAIVTVSMGEGIAELFKSIGATSVIEGGQTMNPSTEDIVKAVEEVNAKKVIIMPNNKNIIMAAEQAAEILEMEVAVVPTKTVPQGMAALLAFNPSASVEDNKRFMTDASKQVKTGQVTFAVRDTNIDGVSIAKDDFMGLEEGKIVISDQDRQKTAQSLLEKMLDEDAEILTILYGEDVAEEDVQSLKEYVEENYEDVEVEVHNGKQPLYSYIFSVE, encoded by the coding sequence GTGTCGATTACATCTTTGGAAGGAAAACGTTTTGCCCAAATGGTGATACAAGGTGCCACCAAGTTATCTGCCAATGCGCAGTTGGTAGATGCGCTTAACGTCTTTCCTGTTCCTGATGGTGATACTGGAACAAATATGAATTTATCAATGACTTCTGGAGCCAAGGAAGTCCAAAACAATATTCAAGATCATATTGGAAATGTAGCTGCTGCTCTTTCTAAAGGACTATTGATGGGGGCAAGAGGTAACTCAGGTGTTATCTTATCCCAATTATTCAGAGGCTTTGGCAAAGTCATTGAAGGTAAAGAATCCTTATCGAGTGCAGAGTTTGCCAATGCACTTCAAACAGGTGTGGAAACAGCTTATAAAGCGGTCATGAAACCTGTTGAAGGAACGATTTTAACGGTTGCGAAAGATGCTGCCAAACACGGTGTAACTGTTGCTGAAACAGAAACGGATTTCGTGAAGGTCATGCAGGCAATCGTTGAAGAAGCACAGGCTTCGTTAAATCGTACACCTGATTTACTTCCTGTATTAAAGGAAGTTGGCGTAGTAGATAGTGGTGGTCAGGGACTTCTGTTCGTATATGAAGGTTTCCTGGCTGAACTGAAAGGTGAAAAAGTGTCGGATCAGGCATCCCTGCCGTCCATGAATGATCTTGTAAGTGCGGAACATCATAAGTCTGCACAGGACTTCATGAGTACTGAGGATATTGAATTCGGTTACTGTACAGAATTCATGGTGAGATTCGAAGAAGATAAACAAGCGTTTAACGAAGAAGATTTCCGCCAGGATTTAAGTGCATTCGGTGATTCACTGCTTGTCATCAGTGATGATGAATTGGCGAAGGTACATATCCACTCCGAACAACCGGGTGACGTGTTGACATACGGTCACCGATATGGAAGTCTCATCAACATCAAGATTGAAAACATGAGACAACAGCACAGCAGTATCGTAGGGGAATCAAAGCCGGTCAAGGCTGAAGTCCCTGCTCCTGCAAAGGAAGTCGATTTTGCGATTGTCACGGTTTCAATGGGTGAGGGCATTGCGGAATTATTCAAGAGTATCGGTGCTACTTCTGTCATTGAAGGCGGTCAAACGATGAATCCGAGCACGGAGGATATCGTGAAAGCCGTGGAAGAAGTGAACGCGAAGAAAGTCATCATCATGCCGAATAACAAGAATATCATCATGGCTGCTGAGCAGGCTGCTGAAATTCTTGAAATGGAAGTGGCTGTCGTTCCGACGAAAACCGTACCTCAGGGTATGGCTGCTCTGCTTGCATTCAACCCGTCGGCATCGGTTGAAGACAATAAGCGCTTCATGACGGACGCTTCAAAGCAGGTGAAAACGGGACAGGTCACGTTTGCTGTCAGAGACACAAACATTGATGGCGTGTCTATAGCCAAAGATGACTTTATGGGGCTCGAAGAAGGCAAGATTGTCATTTCTGATCAAGATCGTCAGAAAACAGCACAAAGCCTACTTGAGAAAATGCTCGATGAAGACGCTGAAATCCTTACCATCCTATATGGTGAAGATGTAGCTGAAGAAGATGTACAATCACTTAAAGAGTATGTAGAAGAAAATTATGAAGATGTTGAAGTGGAAGTTCATAATGGTAAACAACCACTTTACTCCTATATATTCTCAGTTGAATAA
- a CDS encoding thiamine diphosphokinase, with amino-acid sequence MNINIVAGAPERYIPDLKEYGEGDFWIGVDRGVYTLLKQGITPTVAFGDFDSVSEKEWDEIIEKVGEVNRVQPEKDETDLELALNWAVGQKPKTITIFGATGGRLDHFMGNLQLLMKNELMETDIAVEIIDVQNRLYLAKPGEHTIYESARLKYISFVPVTGTVEGITLKGFKYPLKNRNISRGSTLCISNELIQSSGTFSFSDGILMVIRSSD; translated from the coding sequence ATGAATATCAATATCGTGGCAGGTGCCCCTGAAAGATACATCCCCGACTTGAAAGAATATGGAGAAGGTGACTTCTGGATAGGCGTAGACCGTGGTGTCTATACGCTTTTGAAACAAGGCATCACCCCGACGGTTGCCTTTGGGGATTTTGATTCTGTTTCCGAAAAAGAGTGGGATGAGATAATAGAAAAAGTGGGGGAAGTGAATCGAGTTCAGCCTGAAAAAGACGAAACGGACCTTGAGCTCGCCCTTAATTGGGCCGTTGGACAGAAGCCGAAAACCATCACCATTTTTGGTGCCACCGGCGGAAGGCTCGATCATTTTATGGGCAACCTCCAGCTGCTGATGAAGAATGAGCTCATGGAAACGGATATAGCGGTTGAAATAATCGATGTTCAAAACCGGTTATACCTTGCCAAACCGGGTGAACATACGATCTATGAATCGGCTCGATTAAAATATATTTCCTTTGTGCCTGTGACCGGTACCGTCGAAGGAATCACCTTGAAAGGCTTCAAATATCCGTTAAAAAACCGGAATATTTCGAGGGGATCCACACTATGTATTAGTAATGAACTTATACAATCATCTGGTACTTTTTCCTTTTCAGACGGCATATTAATGGTGATAAGGAGCAGTGATTGA
- the plsX gene encoding phosphate acyltransferase PlsX encodes MKLAVDAMGGDHAPKEMVLGVKRALSEFPDVEVLLYGDENKIKQYISDHDRLTIIHTDEVIEATDEPVRAVKRKKNASMVLMAQAVKDGEADACISAGNTGALMTSGLFVVGRIEGIERPALAPTLPTLDGSGFLMLDLGANVDAKPEHLAQYAIMGSIYAEKVRGVANPRVGLLNIGTEDKKGNELTKKAFQLLKDAPINFVGNVESRDLLEGPADVVVTDGFTGNMVLKTIEGTALSMFSMLKKTFTASTKNKIAAGLVKNDLKSLKGMLDYTEYGGAGLFGLKAPVIKAHGSSNEVAFYNAMRQAREMVKQDVSNTIKDAVKGSVETNE; translated from the coding sequence ATGAAGTTAGCCGTTGATGCAATGGGCGGAGATCATGCCCCAAAAGAAATGGTATTGGGTGTAAAAAGGGCATTAAGTGAATTTCCCGATGTGGAAGTCCTCCTTTACGGAGATGAAAATAAAATCAAGCAGTACATATCTGATCATGACCGCCTGACGATCATCCATACAGATGAGGTCATCGAGGCTACTGACGAACCGGTGAGAGCTGTCAAACGCAAAAAGAATGCGTCCATGGTCCTGATGGCCCAGGCCGTGAAAGACGGTGAAGCAGATGCATGCATTTCTGCAGGGAATACAGGTGCGCTCATGACGTCAGGGTTGTTTGTTGTCGGAAGGATTGAGGGAATAGAACGTCCAGCTCTCGCGCCTACCCTTCCAACCCTCGACGGCAGCGGATTTTTGATGCTGGATCTGGGTGCCAATGTCGATGCCAAGCCGGAACATCTCGCTCAATATGCCATCATGGGGAGTATATACGCAGAGAAGGTAAGAGGGGTCGCAAACCCCCGGGTCGGATTATTGAATATCGGTACGGAAGATAAAAAAGGAAATGAATTGACTAAAAAAGCGTTCCAGTTATTGAAGGATGCGCCGATCAATTTTGTCGGTAATGTTGAGTCGAGGGATCTCCTCGAAGGACCTGCAGATGTAGTCGTCACTGACGGATTTACCGGGAACATGGTGTTGAAGACGATCGAGGGAACGGCCCTTTCCATGTTTTCCATGCTGAAAAAGACGTTTACCGCTTCAACAAAAAATAAAATCGCTGCCGGCCTGGTGAAAAATGATTTAAAATCGCTAAAAGGCATGCTTGATTATACCGAGTATGGAGGAGCCGGTCTTTTCGGTTTGAAAGCACCTGTCATCAAAGCCCACGGTTCTTCAAATGAAGTCGCTTTTTATAATGCGATGAGGCAGGCGAGGGAAATGGTCAAACAGGACGTTTCCAATACAATCAAAGACGCTGTTAAGGGGAGTGTGGAAACAAATGAGTAA
- the fapR gene encoding transcription factor FapR: MRLSKKERQGNLTDTIKDNPFITDEELADRFRVSVQTIRLDRMELSIPELRERIKNVAEKSFEDEVKSLPIEEIIGEIIDIELDQSAISIFDVKREHVFIRNGIARGHHLFAQANSLAVAVINDDLALTAKSTIRFTRPVKEGERVVAKAKVIHTKDQKDRTTVEVQSLVGGEVVFTGEFDMYRSKKSVKDED, from the coding sequence TTGAGACTTTCAAAAAAAGAAAGACAGGGAAACCTGACAGACACGATAAAGGACAATCCTTTCATTACTGATGAGGAACTGGCCGACCGTTTCCGGGTCAGCGTCCAGACAATACGCCTGGACCGTATGGAACTGTCTATACCGGAACTCAGGGAACGGATTAAAAATGTAGCAGAGAAATCGTTTGAAGATGAAGTGAAATCATTACCCATTGAAGAAATCATTGGGGAAATCATTGATATAGAATTAGATCAAAGTGCCATATCCATTTTCGATGTGAAAAGGGAGCATGTATTTATCAGAAACGGCATCGCGCGGGGGCATCACTTGTTTGCACAGGCGAATTCCCTTGCAGTTGCCGTCATCAATGATGATCTGGCACTGACTGCCAAATCAACCATCCGCTTCACCCGGCCTGTTAAAGAAGGCGAGCGGGTAGTAGCGAAAGCGAAAGTGATACATACGAAAGACCAAAAAGACCGGACAACGGTGGAAGTCCAGAGTTTAGTCGGTGGAGAGGTCGTTTTCACAGGTGAATTTGACATGTATCGCTCTAAAAAATCTGTAAAGGATGAAGACTAG